The Lachnospiraceae bacterium genome has a window encoding:
- a CDS encoding sodium ion-translocating decarboxylase subunit beta, with translation METITNFLQQTGFSRLMDDPKVFVMMLIAFVLMYLAIKKGFEPLLLLPIAFGMLLTNLPGANMYHTEFFSGGHVHWDQVGNFGLIDYLYLGVKLGIYPSLIFLGVGAMTDFGPLIANPKSLLLGAAAQLGIFLTYLGASAMGFTPAEASSIGIIGGADGPTAIYVTSQLAPDLLGPIAVAAYSYMALVPVIQPPIMKALTTKKERQIEMKQLRPVKKIEKIVFPIMVTVFVALLVPSAAPLIGALMLGNLMKESGMVERLSKTAQNELMNIVTIFLGVSVGATATADVFLSWSTIKIIIMGVVAFGVGTAGGVLLAKLMNLFCKEKVNPLIGSAGVSAVPMAARVSNTVGQKEKPGNFLLMHAMGPNVAGVIGSAIAAGVLLALFG, from the coding sequence ATGGAAACTATTACAAATTTCCTGCAGCAGACAGGCTTTTCCAGATTGATGGACGACCCTAAAGTTTTTGTGATGATGCTGATTGCATTTGTGCTGATGTATCTGGCCATTAAAAAAGGGTTTGAGCCTCTTTTGCTGCTGCCTATTGCATTTGGTATGTTACTCACCAATTTGCCCGGCGCCAACATGTATCACACCGAGTTTTTCTCGGGCGGACATGTTCACTGGGATCAGGTTGGTAATTTTGGTCTGATTGATTATCTTTATTTGGGCGTGAAGCTGGGTATCTATCCCTCGCTGATTTTCCTTGGTGTGGGTGCTATGACTGACTTTGGCCCGTTGATTGCAAATCCCAAGAGTCTGCTGCTGGGAGCAGCTGCTCAGCTGGGTATTTTCCTTACCTATTTGGGCGCTTCCGCTATGGGCTTTACGCCGGCTGAAGCAAGTTCTATCGGTATTATCGGCGGAGCCGACGGCCCGACAGCTATTTATGTAACCTCTCAGCTTGCACCAGACCTTCTGGGACCGATTGCGGTTGCTGCCTATTCTTATATGGCACTTGTGCCGGTGATTCAGCCTCCGATTATGAAGGCTCTGACGACAAAGAAGGAACGGCAGATCGAGATGAAGCAGCTGCGTCCCGTGAAGAAGATTGAGAAGATTGTATTCCCGATTATGGTTACCGTCTTTGTGGCGCTGCTGGTTCCTTCGGCGGCACCGCTGATCGGCGCTTTGATGTTGGGTAATCTGATGAAAGAAAGCGGAATGGTAGAGCGCTTGTCTAAAACGGCTCAGAATGAGCTGATGAATATCGTGACGATTTTCCTTGGCGTTTCTGTTGGCGCAACGGCGACAGCTGATGTGTTCCTGAGCTGGAGCACCATTAAGATCATTATCATGGGTGTTGTTGCTTTTGGTGTGGGTACTGCTGGCGGCGTATTGCTGGCGAAGCTGATGAATCTGTTCTGCAAAGAAAAGGTAAATCCGCTGATCGGATCTGCCGGTGTGTCCGCTGTGCCCATGGCAGCTCGTGTTTCCAATACGGTTGGTCAGAAAGAAAAGCCCGGCAACTTCCTGCTGATGCATGCAATGGGCCCGAACGTAGCTGGTGTCATTGGTTCTGCAATTGCAGCTGGTGTACTACTGGCATTGTTCGGTTAA
- a CDS encoding OadG family protein: MPELSGPFVVLMGMGTVFVGLICIIILVVLMGKIIGAITKDTPAPAAAPAVSPAPVAAPTEIPNRPELVAAVSAAIAEDLGTDISKIQIHSIKRI; the protein is encoded by the coding sequence ATGCCAGAATTATCAGGACCGTTTGTAGTTCTTATGGGTATGGGTACAGTGTTTGTCGGCTTGATTTGCATCATCATTTTGGTTGTGCTGATGGGAAAGATTATTGGTGCAATTACAAAAGATACGCCGGCGCCTGCAGCTGCTCCGGCAGTATCACCTGCTCCGGTGGCTGCCCCGACTGAAATCCCGAATCGCCCGGAATTGGTAGCTGCCGTATCGGCGGCGATTGCGGAAGATCTGGGAACAGATATTTCGAAAATTCAAATTCACTCAATTAAAAGAATCTAG
- a CDS encoding biotin/lipoyl-binding protein — protein sequence MKKYRVNVNGADYEITLEALKDGEDFAPKAAAPAAPAAAPAAPVAAPAGGEKITSPMPGTILSVNVAAGDSVQEGTVLLILEAMKMENEIMAPRAGKVVSVQVEKGATVESGAVLVVIE from the coding sequence ATGAAAAAGTATCGTGTAAATGTAAACGGCGCTGACTATGAAATTACGTTAGAGGCTTTAAAGGATGGAGAGGATTTTGCACCTAAGGCAGCAGCACCGGCAGCACCGGCTGCAGCACCAGCGGCTCCTGTAGCGGCACCGGCCGGCGGAGAGAAGATCACCAGCCCCATGCCCGGCACCATTTTAAGTGTAAACGTAGCGGCAGGAGATTCTGTTCAGGAGGGTACTGTGCTTCTGATTCTGGAAGCAATGAAGATGGAAAATGAGATTATGGCTCCCAGAGCTGGTAAAGTTGTTTCTGTTCAGGTAGAAAAGGGCGCTACCGTAGAGAGCGGCGCTGTATTGGTTGTAATTGAATAA